A part of Legionella sainthelensi genomic DNA contains:
- a CDS encoding non-ribosomal peptide synthetase, with amino-acid sequence MKILKVLINLKINKLVESFIDYLIDAGHFVFVNSHWVEIQAKWIDKYTHNFMVVSEEESEQLQVNYELHLMDASRRSKRASIILDFELLTDQINLYSFIGKSNEQKQVVSKQIINSYHQQDPDFLSYINRELTEVFIDTIIHLSKYGESELIPGACNPKANQFVALQTYEYALVLLNQHYQSVQDNEDVFLIDAHPQKIGTMRNSQCCHLPRRDYLELFTLYLLQLFNSRKEGIYTYDVLVASNKLTKFVPCYFNDDYGSLQSRYQDPRYEVIHNKFYAVTPSTYSSVLVSFDRKNRQHDAVISIDYDSQLAQITVSYPPHLHFFVSLPQIMDHFLSGIDSFVQGRIRLGHFQQLASPSWLMPQNTQKEFPQIAMHQLFEQQAALLPHQVAVSCEEIYLTYKELNEQANQLAAWIHAQGMVAQELIVLYLERKVDLVVAVLAVLKSGNAYVPLDLKYPSERVATILDDCQPALIVTHSCYYEKLQQITPIIPLLALDAPQIKAQLGSFSKENLEPYYDVTRLAYVIYTSGTTGKPKGVMIEHRALVNTISYFAETVKFSAMDKLLAVTTIAFDIAGLELYMPLICGGEIILAGQHEVMNVPRLLQIIEEKQITVMQATPSLWHLVVQALGDKTLAIRALCGGEALNEVLAAVLMKKVQLLWNVYGPTETTIWSTINFCQQTNNPSFIGHPIANTECYVLDEHLLPLPVGAIGELYIGGAGLARGYWCREELTAQQFIDHSFTDSSHAMRLYKTGDLVRWTSAGELEFMGRNDFQVKIRGHRIELGDIESALNEFVGVQHSVVVVKTMQDEEKSSQINHYLVGYYVAHSLTDEEALFAHLAKKIPDYMLPNMLVRLDEIPLNPNGKVDRKALPAPSFNRSSFMAPRNDLEARLCGIWAEILGFSVSRANILDDFFRLGGNSILAIQLVNKINHELHSDIAIRDVFIEKNIANLAYRVEQSLGRFIFKEYQIQTIDKSNLYQPFPLNNVQQTYYWGRFDHFELSNISTHVYTEFKYTELNVDRLQDAFNQLIQRHLALRTVFVEDQQCFLDKVKPYVIAYFELSTEAELLAIRQQFSHKVYSPDTYPLFDVIVTQFNGNYLLHVSFDAIIIDMSSFEILFKEWITLYEHPGHQFPELELNFRDYLLQSAQLRTSPLFEQAQAYWQKRLDDYYLEMNLPLIARPSQVKYPHFKRISKTIPKLIWDKLAAKAHHIGISLTVLVLEAYARTLCFWSGQKQVAVNLTLFNRLPLHPQVNDLIGDFTALELFAYQHNALEVINSVLEKTHQQLLTDIEHNLFDGIDFQRMLRQHYSISSDTILSPVVLTSVLGGANQSSLFHLPMNSSYQGIHYAISQTSQVWLDNKAYETHEGFIAEWDYVEQLFAPQTIQAMHETYCQLIEALALTDWECDVFPIPVLPKLQAQLIKEANRYTRASSEETLVSAYERSLHEAGRSDLIAVIDSGKSSEHRHGELWLASEQLMSSILATGNQGRLIAVLSEKGYSQVVATLSIMKSGHAYLPLHVDWPIGRVHEVLKQGGVELVLMSQKMAAQEGSYASLATEYQVLIIEDALESNVELSIERPSVHADDVAYVIFTSGSTGKPKGVTISHRGALNTIEAVNERFGVSASDKVLALSELSFDLSVYDIYGLLLAGGCIVFPEQEQTKEPKHWLSLIEAHQISLWNTVPQLAGLLVDEAEGRLPSLRVFLLSGDWIPVSLPKKLKDSCPEATVMSLGGATEGSIWSIWYPIEEVNPNWSSIPYGFAMPNQQMYVLNQDGAHCPVGVMGEIHIGGMGVALNYWGDEAITQRQFFTHPQLGKVYRTGDLGRWHEDGYMEFCGRNDFQVKINGYRVELDEITAKIEQINGVEKAVVALQKHEGKTHLVAYLLPENRKQDSSLDKDHFKLEQRGLLENQPISYQLPQPVLVAHPNRRKSYRNFIDTPIDSALVQKIGNSSLMMQAECKYRLDPLDIQSLMRILAGIAGQQVVNRALPKYQYPSGGSSYAVRCFVSVPEKLQDLEAGLFYYHPIKQALCAIDFALASPDIEFHFVVHWPAIQPLYADLSKKLAYLELGHMLHLMLSSLLLEGFSYALSIEDKAWDSDNHLLAKVKLAQGKASFPCFSLGLKYLYNQNQNYRDEVQHSVLSLQDFSILTQSSEFGQLLRSSQLMITAEGEDSLQNYLMAGYSFQAISQSLYAHNIGSCTLGFTPYAGALYAMVLGSIDAQEQEKPDSVTPLIPLKQLINQELSHSLPDYMLPHAYALLDVLPLSANGKLAKNQLPEITIKHEYQAPETEFELHMASIWAKVLSLPLNSIGLVDNFFALGGNSLLAMQLVRQLNRELKLNMKLTDLYQYSTLRDIARNFSPAQEEVREEGVI; translated from the coding sequence ATGAAAATATTAAAGGTCTTAATTAATTTAAAAATCAATAAACTAGTCGAATCTTTTATCGATTATCTGATTGATGCTGGACATTTTGTTTTTGTGAATTCGCATTGGGTGGAGATACAGGCAAAGTGGATTGATAAATATACGCATAATTTTATGGTGGTTAGCGAAGAAGAGTCAGAGCAACTCCAGGTTAATTACGAGTTGCATTTAATGGATGCCTCAAGAAGATCAAAAAGGGCGTCCATTATTTTAGATTTTGAACTGCTTACGGATCAAATAAACCTTTACTCGTTTATTGGTAAAAGTAATGAGCAAAAGCAAGTAGTTAGTAAGCAAATAATTAATTCTTATCATCAGCAAGATCCTGATTTTTTGTCTTATATAAATAGAGAGTTAACAGAAGTATTCATTGATACTATTATCCATCTTTCTAAATATGGGGAGAGTGAATTAATCCCTGGAGCTTGCAATCCAAAAGCCAATCAATTCGTAGCATTGCAAACTTATGAGTATGCACTTGTGCTCTTGAATCAACATTATCAGTCGGTTCAAGATAATGAGGATGTTTTTTTAATTGATGCTCATCCTCAAAAAATAGGAACGATGAGGAATAGTCAGTGCTGTCATTTGCCGCGAAGAGATTATTTGGAACTATTCACCCTTTATTTATTACAATTATTCAATTCTAGAAAAGAAGGCATTTATACTTATGATGTGTTGGTCGCTAGCAATAAATTGACCAAATTTGTTCCATGTTATTTCAACGACGATTATGGTTCCTTACAGAGCCGTTATCAGGATCCACGGTATGAAGTGATTCATAATAAGTTTTATGCGGTTACTCCATCAACTTATTCTTCTGTCTTGGTATCTTTTGATAGGAAAAACCGACAACATGATGCAGTAATATCTATTGATTATGACTCGCAATTAGCACAAATTACCGTAAGCTACCCACCACACCTTCATTTTTTTGTATCATTGCCGCAGATTATGGATCATTTTTTATCAGGGATTGATTCATTTGTTCAAGGGCGAATCCGCTTGGGTCATTTTCAACAATTGGCCTCTCCATCCTGGCTAATGCCACAAAATACACAAAAAGAGTTTCCACAAATAGCGATGCATCAATTGTTTGAACAACAAGCTGCATTATTACCTCATCAGGTTGCCGTGAGTTGTGAAGAAATCTATTTAACCTATAAAGAGTTAAATGAACAAGCAAATCAGTTAGCGGCGTGGATTCATGCACAAGGAATGGTTGCACAAGAACTTATTGTCCTTTATCTGGAGCGTAAGGTTGATTTGGTTGTTGCTGTTTTGGCCGTATTAAAATCAGGTAATGCTTATGTTCCTTTGGATCTGAAATACCCTAGCGAACGTGTGGCGACCATTCTTGATGATTGTCAGCCTGCTTTAATTGTGACTCACAGCTGTTATTACGAAAAATTACAACAAATCACGCCAATAATTCCGTTGCTGGCTTTAGATGCACCGCAAATCAAGGCGCAATTAGGTTCATTTTCAAAGGAAAACTTAGAACCTTATTATGATGTGACGCGCTTAGCGTACGTTATTTATACCTCAGGAACCACAGGAAAACCCAAAGGAGTTATGATTGAACATAGGGCTTTGGTGAATACAATTTCTTATTTTGCCGAGACAGTCAAATTTAGTGCAATGGATAAATTGCTGGCTGTGACTACTATTGCGTTTGATATAGCAGGTCTTGAATTATATATGCCGTTGATTTGTGGCGGTGAAATTATTCTCGCTGGTCAACATGAGGTAATGAATGTACCGCGTTTGCTGCAAATCATTGAGGAAAAGCAAATAACCGTGATGCAGGCAACGCCATCCTTGTGGCATTTGGTGGTTCAAGCGTTAGGGGACAAAACGTTAGCAATTCGTGCTTTGTGTGGTGGTGAAGCTTTAAATGAAGTTTTAGCTGCTGTGTTAATGAAAAAAGTTCAGTTGTTATGGAATGTTTATGGACCTACTGAAACAACAATTTGGTCTACTATTAATTTCTGCCAACAGACAAACAACCCTTCCTTTATAGGTCACCCTATAGCAAACACAGAATGTTATGTTTTAGATGAGCATTTGTTGCCATTACCTGTTGGAGCAATTGGTGAGTTATATATTGGGGGTGCTGGGTTGGCGCGTGGTTATTGGTGCCGAGAAGAATTAACCGCACAACAATTTATTGATCACTCATTTACTGACTCATCGCATGCAATGCGTTTGTATAAAACAGGTGATTTAGTGCGCTGGACCTCTGCTGGTGAACTTGAGTTTATGGGGCGCAATGATTTTCAAGTGAAAATTCGCGGCCATCGAATTGAATTAGGTGATATAGAAAGTGCCTTAAATGAATTCGTTGGAGTGCAACACAGTGTCGTTGTGGTAAAGACGATGCAGGATGAAGAAAAATCGTCGCAAATCAATCATTATTTGGTAGGTTATTATGTAGCTCATTCTCTTACAGATGAGGAAGCACTATTTGCGCATTTGGCAAAAAAAATACCTGATTATATGTTGCCCAACATGCTGGTGCGCTTAGACGAAATTCCATTAAATCCTAATGGAAAAGTGGATCGTAAGGCTTTGCCCGCACCGAGTTTTAATCGTTCTAGTTTTATGGCACCGAGAAATGATCTGGAGGCCAGACTGTGCGGGATTTGGGCTGAAATTTTAGGTTTTTCTGTATCGCGAGCGAACATACTGGATGATTTTTTCCGTTTAGGTGGTAACAGCATTTTAGCCATTCAATTGGTAAATAAAATCAATCATGAATTGCATTCCGATATTGCGATTCGTGATGTATTTATAGAAAAAAACATTGCCAATTTGGCGTATCGCGTCGAACAAAGTCTAGGCCGGTTTATTTTTAAAGAGTATCAAATTCAGACTATAGATAAGAGCAATCTTTATCAACCTTTTCCACTTAATAACGTGCAGCAAACTTACTATTGGGGGCGATTTGATCATTTCGAGTTAAGCAATATTTCTACCCATGTTTATACAGAATTTAAATATACGGAGTTAAATGTAGATCGATTGCAAGATGCATTCAATCAGTTAATTCAGCGTCATTTGGCGTTAAGAACTGTGTTTGTTGAGGATCAACAATGTTTTCTGGACAAGGTCAAGCCGTATGTAATTGCTTATTTTGAATTAAGTACAGAGGCAGAATTATTGGCTATTCGTCAGCAATTTTCCCATAAAGTATATTCCCCGGATACTTACCCATTATTTGATGTGATTGTCACTCAATTCAATGGCAATTATCTGCTGCATGTGAGTTTTGATGCCATTATCATTGATATGAGTAGTTTTGAAATTCTCTTTAAAGAGTGGATTACACTTTATGAGCATCCTGGACATCAGTTCCCAGAACTAGAGCTTAACTTTCGTGACTATCTTCTTCAAAGTGCGCAGTTAAGAACGAGTCCATTATTTGAGCAAGCTCAAGCATATTGGCAAAAACGTTTAGATGACTATTATTTGGAAATGAATTTACCTTTGATTGCACGCCCATCACAGGTTAAGTACCCACATTTTAAACGAATTAGTAAAACAATCCCCAAATTGATTTGGGATAAATTAGCTGCTAAAGCACATCATATTGGGATCAGTCTTACTGTATTGGTTTTAGAGGCGTATGCACGCACACTTTGTTTCTGGAGTGGACAAAAACAGGTTGCTGTTAATTTAACTTTATTTAATCGCTTGCCCTTGCATCCTCAAGTAAATGATCTGATCGGTGATTTCACTGCTTTGGAGCTTTTTGCCTATCAACATAATGCTTTAGAAGTGATCAATTCTGTACTTGAAAAAACACACCAACAGCTGTTAACGGATATTGAACATAATTTATTTGACGGTATCGATTTTCAAAGAATGTTAAGACAGCATTACTCCATTTCTTCAGATACTATTTTATCGCCAGTAGTCTTAACCAGCGTCTTAGGCGGCGCAAATCAAAGCAGCTTATTCCATCTTCCTATGAATTCTTCTTACCAAGGCATTCATTATGCAATTTCACAAACATCACAAGTCTGGTTGGATAATAAAGCTTATGAAACTCATGAAGGATTTATTGCTGAATGGGATTATGTGGAGCAGCTTTTTGCTCCCCAAACCATACAAGCAATGCATGAAACGTATTGTCAATTAATTGAAGCATTAGCGCTTACAGATTGGGAGTGTGATGTATTCCCCATTCCTGTTTTACCCAAACTCCAGGCACAACTTATTAAGGAGGCTAATCGGTATACCCGGGCATCAAGTGAAGAGACGTTAGTGAGTGCGTATGAGCGTTCGTTACATGAAGCGGGTCGTTCGGATTTAATTGCGGTGATTGATTCGGGGAAGAGTTCGGAGCATAGGCATGGTGAATTATGGTTGGCGAGCGAACAGCTGATGTCCTCTATTTTAGCGACGGGAAATCAAGGTCGCTTAATTGCGGTGCTGAGTGAAAAGGGCTATAGCCAGGTTGTGGCAACTTTATCGATTATGAAATCAGGGCATGCGTATTTGCCGTTGCATGTTGATTGGCCGATAGGTCGGGTGCATGAGGTATTAAAGCAGGGAGGAGTTGAATTGGTGCTGATGTCGCAAAAGATGGCGGCACAAGAAGGGAGCTATGCTTCATTAGCAACTGAGTATCAGGTTTTGATTATTGAAGATGCTTTGGAAAGCAATGTTGAATTAAGTATAGAAAGACCTTCAGTTCATGCCGATGATGTGGCGTATGTCATTTTTACCTCGGGTTCGACTGGGAAGCCTAAAGGGGTAACGATAAGTCATCGTGGCGCCTTAAATACGATAGAGGCAGTGAATGAGCGGTTTGGGGTGAGTGCATCGGATAAAGTATTGGCCTTATCGGAATTAAGTTTTGATTTGTCGGTGTATGACATTTATGGGTTACTGCTTGCAGGAGGTTGTATTGTATTTCCAGAACAGGAACAGACTAAAGAGCCAAAGCATTGGTTGTCTTTGATTGAGGCGCATCAAATTAGTTTATGGAATACGGTACCGCAGCTTGCGGGGTTGTTGGTTGATGAAGCAGAAGGGCGATTGCCGTCTTTACGTGTTTTTTTACTGAGTGGCGATTGGATACCTGTTTCGCTGCCGAAAAAGCTTAAAGACAGTTGTCCTGAAGCGACGGTGATGAGTTTGGGCGGTGCGACCGAAGGAAGTATCTGGTCGATTTGGTATCCTATAGAAGAGGTGAATCCCAATTGGAGTAGCATTCCCTATGGTTTTGCGATGCCCAACCAGCAGATGTATGTACTCAATCAAGATGGGGCGCATTGTCCAGTGGGTGTTATGGGGGAAATCCATATAGGAGGAATGGGCGTTGCGTTAAATTATTGGGGTGATGAAGCGATTACCCAACGCCAGTTTTTTACCCATCCGCAGTTAGGAAAAGTGTACCGCACCGGTGATTTGGGGCGGTGGCATGAAGACGGTTATATGGAGTTTTGTGGCCGTAATGATTTTCAGGTGAAGATTAATGGATATCGTGTTGAACTCGATGAAATTACCGCCAAAATAGAGCAGATTAATGGAGTGGAGAAGGCAGTTGTGGCCTTGCAAAAACATGAAGGAAAAACGCATTTGGTCGCCTATTTACTGCCAGAAAACCGCAAGCAAGATAGTTCCCTCGATAAAGATCATTTCAAATTAGAGCAACGCGGTTTGCTAGAAAACCAACCTATTTCTTATCAATTACCACAACCTGTTTTAGTAGCCCATCCTAATCGACGCAAAAGCTATAGGAATTTCATTGATACACCGATTGACAGCGCCTTGGTGCAAAAGATAGGTAATTCCAGCCTGATGATGCAAGCAGAGTGTAAATATCGTCTTGATCCACTTGATATCCAGTCTCTAATGCGTATTCTGGCAGGTATCGCGGGACAGCAAGTAGTCAATAGAGCATTACCCAAATATCAATATCCTTCTGGTGGTAGTTCTTACGCCGTGCGTTGTTTTGTGAGCGTTCCTGAAAAATTACAGGACTTGGAAGCAGGGTTATTTTATTATCACCCTATAAAACAAGCTTTGTGCGCTATAGATTTTGCACTTGCTTCTCCAGACATTGAGTTTCACTTTGTCGTGCATTGGCCAGCAATTCAACCTTTGTACGCTGATTTATCTAAAAAATTAGCTTATCTTGAACTTGGACATATGTTGCACTTAATGTTGTCCTCTCTTTTATTAGAAGGTTTTTCGTATGCGCTTTCTATAGAGGATAAGGCTTGGGATAGCGACAATCACTTATTGGCCAAGGTGAAGTTGGCTCAGGGTAAGGCTTCTTTTCCATGTTTTTCGCTTGGCTTAAAGTACTTATACAACCAGAACCAAAACTATAGAGATGAGGTGCAACATTCTGTTCTTTCTTTACAAGATTTTTCCATATTGACACAAAGCAGTGAATTTGGCCAACTGCTGCGCTCTAGTCAATTGATGATCACTGCTGAAGGGGAAGATTCCTTGCAAAACTACCTGATGGCTGGTTACTCATTTCAAGCAATTAGTCAGTCTTTATATGCGCATAATATAGGCAGCTGTACCTTAGGATTTACTCCTTATGCAGGTGCTTTATATGCCATGGTATTGGGAAGTATCGACGCTCAAGAGCAAGAAAAGCCAGATAGCGTGACACCGCTTATTCCATTAAAGCAATTGATAAATCAAGAATTAAGCCACTCATTGCCTGATTATATGTTGCCGCATGCTTATGCCTTATTGGATGTTTTACCTTTGAGTGCTAATGGCAAATTAGCTAAAAATCAATTGCCTGAGATTACGATAAAACATGAATATCAAGCTCCAGAAACAGAGTTTGAATTGCATATGGCGAGTATTTGGGCAAAAGTGTTGTCCTTACCTCTTAACTCAATTGGCCTGGTAGATAATTTTTTTGCCTTGGGCGGTAATTCGCTCCTGGCGATGCAGTTAGTCAGGCAATTAAATCGTGAATTGAAACTGAATATGAAATTAACTGATTTGTACCAATACAGCACACTACGTGACATTGCCAGGAATTTTTCTCCTGCACAAGAAGAGGTACGTGAAGAGGGAGTTATTTAA
- a CDS encoding diiron oxygenase, translating to MSSVISEINLLKNTPFTVYQQKWDSRSSVRSRPEKCIDFNLEGYFFPSDKQPILLNEEVQALGESVKKDILLQSFFKYLNDIVHLEVKLINHACHLIIYEQLPISYPEETKLNAYTVLIDEYYHVYVAKNMMMQLDRQFPNRKKFNYPLSDSYNAVLQIKNKLPGKYHAIFEILAVCIFETTLVRELVEFFNSPNVHPSIKFYVNDHMNDESRHYGYFYDLLAYTWANLPQDYQERIGDHLASFVTLYLHINSDKQFNLELLNSLFENEDKSVKLVNQLYQGFEITPELPIVKNVIQVLQKTGILDHDSVKKSFNNLALI from the coding sequence ATGTCTAGTGTAATTAGTGAGATAAATCTTTTAAAAAATACCCCATTTACTGTTTATCAACAAAAATGGGATTCGCGAAGCTCTGTTCGTTCACGCCCTGAGAAGTGCATTGATTTTAATCTTGAAGGTTATTTTTTCCCTAGTGACAAGCAACCCATTTTACTCAATGAAGAGGTTCAAGCATTGGGTGAGTCGGTAAAAAAGGACATACTGCTCCAATCATTTTTCAAATACTTAAATGATATTGTTCATCTTGAGGTGAAACTTATCAATCATGCCTGTCATCTTATCATTTATGAACAATTACCAATAAGTTATCCTGAAGAAACAAAGCTTAATGCTTATACAGTTTTAATTGATGAGTATTATCATGTCTATGTAGCTAAGAACATGATGATGCAATTGGATAGACAGTTTCCAAATCGGAAAAAATTTAATTATCCCCTCTCTGATTCTTATAATGCAGTACTGCAAATTAAAAATAAGTTGCCTGGCAAATACCATGCGATTTTTGAAATATTAGCTGTATGTATCTTTGAAACCACTTTAGTTCGTGAATTGGTAGAATTTTTTAATAGCCCTAATGTACATCCTTCAATTAAATTTTATGTCAATGATCATATGAATGATGAATCAAGGCACTATGGTTATTTTTATGATTTATTGGCATATACTTGGGCAAATCTTCCTCAGGATTATCAAGAGCGCATCGGGGATCATTTAGCCTCCTTTGTGACACTCTATCTGCATATCAATTCAGATAAACAATTTAATTTGGAATTACTGAATTCTCTTTTTGAAAATGAAGACAAATCCGTGAAGCTTGTGAATCAATTGTATCAAGGGTTTGAAATTACTCCAGAGTTGCCCATTGTGAAGAATGTTATTCAGGTGTTGCAAAAAACGGGCATTTTAGATCATGACTCAGTAAAAAAAAGTTTTAACAATTTAGCTTTAATTTGA
- a CDS encoding condensation domain-containing protein, translating into MSATRLLYQLQEYRILLWKNDEGNLAFSVDKSVGFPQELKEQVKNYKTELLFLLEYNDIHSEEQAKYCGFYKIPEQLHKWELQTIQKGMYLQTTLDEQKATYTVPLFVLFKNANPNVLKQAILHLVNKNPILRMHIVDELNYEILPENGLTIHECSISAQQITLVCEQKGRRAFALEDEPLIYLELMAIRDTQHFLVNLTHHHMLSDAYSADLMINELVDQYQKISKGCIEKNERTFHYFDYTCFQDYALHTEPYQHAINQLAQQLDAAEPLNLLARGTLLADNGAGFYEFKLEKHTYKQIQQLALDHEISVYSLLLTGLYQVLSTYSGGQTNFPIALTVSNRLPEMNQVIGPFINTLPLISEYKKEESVLYHAQKIHEAISFLNTYHQINLDVLAQHLKRNHEDLPALLQVLFTFHNFKQVLTPEIAEFAQSIVLPDCYENLGYQSLPKSMMRASILQ; encoded by the coding sequence ATGAGTGCAACGCGTTTGTTATATCAATTGCAAGAGTATCGTATTTTACTCTGGAAAAATGATGAAGGTAATTTAGCGTTTAGCGTGGATAAAAGTGTTGGTTTTCCTCAAGAGTTGAAAGAACAGGTCAAAAACTATAAAACTGAGTTATTGTTTTTGTTGGAATACAATGATATTCATTCCGAAGAACAGGCAAAATACTGTGGCTTTTATAAGATACCTGAGCAATTACACAAGTGGGAGCTGCAAACCATTCAAAAAGGAATGTATTTACAAACTACTTTGGATGAACAGAAAGCTACCTATACCGTTCCTTTGTTTGTGCTTTTTAAAAATGCGAATCCGAATGTATTGAAACAGGCAATTCTACACCTGGTGAACAAAAACCCAATCTTAAGAATGCATATTGTTGATGAACTTAACTATGAAATTCTCCCTGAAAACGGCTTAACGATACACGAGTGCAGTATTAGCGCGCAACAAATAACTTTAGTTTGTGAGCAAAAGGGACGGAGAGCTTTTGCTTTGGAGGATGAGCCATTAATTTATTTGGAATTAATGGCAATTAGGGACACTCAGCACTTCTTGGTAAACTTAACCCATCACCATATGCTATCGGATGCTTATTCTGCTGATTTAATGATCAATGAGCTCGTGGATCAGTATCAAAAAATAAGTAAAGGATGCATAGAGAAGAATGAGCGCACGTTTCATTATTTTGATTACACATGTTTTCAAGATTATGCTCTGCATACAGAGCCTTACCAGCATGCAATTAACCAATTAGCCCAGCAATTGGATGCAGCTGAACCTTTGAATTTATTAGCGCGCGGCACACTCTTAGCTGATAATGGTGCTGGATTTTATGAGTTTAAATTAGAAAAACATACTTATAAACAAATACAGCAGTTAGCTCTTGATCATGAGATCAGCGTATATTCTTTATTGTTAACCGGTCTGTATCAAGTACTCAGTACGTATTCAGGGGGGCAGACTAACTTTCCGATTGCATTGACTGTTTCAAATCGTTTACCGGAAATGAATCAGGTTATTGGTCCTTTCATCAATACACTGCCTTTAATTTCTGAATATAAAAAAGAAGAATCAGTTTTATACCATGCGCAAAAAATTCATGAGGCGATTTCTTTTCTCAATACCTATCATCAGATAAATTTGGATGTATTGGCACAGCATCTAAAGCGTAATCATGAGGATTTACCTGCTTTGTTGCAGGTATTGTTTACTTTTCATAATTTTAAACAAGTGTTGACGCCAGAAATTGCAGAGTTTGCACAGTCTATTGTGTTACCCGATTGTTATGAAAATTTGGGATATCAATCATTGCCAAAGAGCATGATGAGAGCATCTATTTTACAGTGA
- a CDS encoding SAM-dependent methyltransferase, with protein sequence MSVAISHQTASHIPYDETTKQLIASTKIRLEKSDHLFLPLNETLELLNELASFSLGRFLLHNRGLNGYWTSYIFRNTPDPEESIELESWLLNKSLYVMARERFYLFQDEIRKRLKSNMTLASIPSGLMDDLLFLDYSSYHNIHLVGIDADSESLQFARQNANEQGFSPEQVTLMQKDAWDLAIDAQFDLLTSNGLNMYESCEKRLVALYQSFYKALKPDGTLLISFIPPPPQNIESLISSENFLKERAIFGDIVQINYLNFCTEAKMKIQLQAAGFTIESVQYNEKGMAPVIVAKK encoded by the coding sequence ATGAGTGTCGCTATTTCCCATCAAACAGCAAGTCATATTCCCTATGATGAAACTACCAAGCAACTAATAGCTTCTACCAAGATTCGTTTGGAAAAAAGCGATCATTTATTTTTGCCGCTGAATGAGACATTAGAATTATTAAATGAATTGGCTTCTTTTAGCTTAGGACGATTTTTATTGCATAATCGCGGACTTAATGGCTATTGGACTTCCTACATTTTTCGCAATACTCCTGATCCCGAAGAATCGATAGAATTAGAATCATGGTTGTTAAACAAATCACTTTATGTGATGGCGCGCGAGCGTTTTTATCTATTTCAGGATGAAATTAGAAAAAGACTAAAATCTAATATGACTTTAGCTTCTATTCCTAGTGGTTTAATGGATGATTTGTTATTTCTTGATTATTCTTCTTATCACAATATTCATCTTGTGGGTATTGATGCTGATTCTGAATCCTTACAATTTGCGCGTCAAAATGCGAATGAACAAGGTTTTTCCCCTGAACAAGTTACTTTGATGCAAAAGGATGCATGGGATTTAGCGATTGATGCGCAGTTTGATTTGCTTACGAGTAATGGATTAAATATGTATGAATCGTGCGAAAAACGATTAGTTGCATTATATCAAAGTTTTTATAAGGCATTGAAACCTGATGGAACCTTACTGATTAGTTTTATTCCTCCACCACCACAGAATATTGAATCGCTGATCTCTTCGGAGAATTTTCTCAAGGAACGAGCGATTTTCGGTGATATTGTCCAAATTAATTATTTGAATTTTTGCACTGAAGCGAAGATGAAAATTCAACTTCAAGCTGCTGGCTTTACTATAGAAAGCGTTCAATACAATGAAAAGGGGATGGCTCCTGTGATTGTCGCTAAAAAATAA